The following coding sequences lie in one Natrinema sp. DC36 genomic window:
- a CDS encoding IclR family transcriptional regulator yields MTGTSNRSVERAFKIVDELAENGSGGVSDLAGRLDMPVSTVHNYLQALVATGYVEVEEKEYSTTTRFLEVGNQQRHRLEIFKVVSDKLQDIAAETGEHVTLMIEENDQCVIVAVQEGPDAVNLFAYPGARMPLHAAAPGKAILAHMPDDRVQEIIDRQGLIEMTNRTITDPDVLFEQLEQIRDQGYAIDEGERIAGMVCISAPVLDKSDHIRGAICVCGPQSRIDEGRREEIADIVKRSANVTQVNLDYV; encoded by the coding sequence AACGGATCCGGGGGGGTTTCGGATCTCGCCGGACGGCTCGATATGCCCGTCAGTACCGTCCATAACTATCTCCAGGCGCTCGTTGCGACGGGATACGTCGAAGTCGAAGAGAAAGAGTACTCGACTACAACCCGGTTTCTCGAGGTGGGCAACCAACAGCGCCACCGACTGGAAATATTCAAAGTCGTCAGCGACAAACTCCAGGATATAGCGGCGGAGACGGGCGAGCACGTCACGTTGATGATCGAAGAAAACGATCAGTGCGTGATCGTCGCGGTGCAAGAAGGGCCCGACGCCGTCAATCTGTTCGCGTATCCCGGTGCACGAATGCCACTTCACGCAGCAGCTCCCGGGAAAGCGATCCTCGCGCACATGCCGGATGACCGCGTGCAGGAGATCATTGACCGGCAGGGACTCATCGAGATGACGAACCGAACCATCACGGATCCCGACGTTCTCTTCGAACAACTCGAGCAGATCAGGGACCAGGGGTACGCCATCGACGAGGGCGAACGCATCGCGGGAATGGTCTGTATTTCCGCTCCGGTGCTCGACAAGAGCGATCACATCCGTGGCGCGATCTGCGTCTGTGGCCCGCAGAGCCGAATCGACGAGGGACGACGCGAGGAAATCGCGGATATCGTCAAACGCTCGGCGAACGTGACGCAGGTCAATCTCGACTACGTGTGA